One genomic segment of Kordiimonas sp. SCSIO 12603 includes these proteins:
- the recR gene encoding recombination mediator RecR: MPKSHGSDIDALIQLLAKLPGLGPRSARRSTLQLLKKRDSVMVPLAHALMNVADKVQICEVCSNIDTHNPCHVCEDVRRDRTTICVVEDVSDLWALDRSETFRGQYHVLGGTLSALDGIGPDDLTVDSLIERVRGGEIEEVILALNATVDGQTTSHYLAEKLEEFDVKVTALAHGVPVGGELDYLDDGTLAAALRARGSVSS, from the coding sequence ATGCCCAAGTCCCATGGAAGTGATATTGATGCGTTGATCCAACTTCTGGCAAAATTGCCAGGGCTTGGCCCCCGTTCTGCGCGCCGTTCAACACTCCAGCTTCTAAAGAAGCGGGATAGTGTGATGGTGCCGCTCGCGCATGCGCTTATGAATGTAGCGGATAAAGTGCAGATCTGCGAGGTATGTAGCAATATAGATACCCATAACCCTTGCCATGTTTGCGAGGATGTGAGGCGAGACCGTACTACCATATGCGTTGTTGAAGATGTGTCTGATCTATGGGCGCTGGACCGAAGTGAAACTTTCCGGGGACAGTATCATGTGCTGGGAGGCACGCTTTCAGCACTGGACGGCATTGGCCCTGATGATCTCACAGTCGATAGTCTTATTGAGCGTGTACGTGGTGGTGAGATTGAAGAAGTTATTCTCGCGCTCAATGCTACAGTTGATGGTCAAACAACAAGCCATTACCTTGCCGAAAAACTCGAAGAGTTTGATGTAAAAGTAACTGCTCTTGCGCACGGCGTACCTGTGGGTGGAGAGCTTGACTATCTGGATGATGGTACCCTTGCTGCGGCACTTCGTGCCAGAGGAAGTGTAAGTTCATGA
- the nudC gene encoding NAD(+) diphosphatase: protein MALADITTAFSGNPLDRADHLRTDPEIFGDYMQREDARIVLLAGESKQAEGEVRVSLTSESRILTDVVGDIAWQSPRKCRFLPVGTTIFLGLDNGAPRYAAMLNGSADDFAEMFEADGAKFRDGRGIAFKLGGAHPSLGIIAQAKSMLLWHESHRFCAKCGEESKLVKAGYERKCEACETSHFPRTDPVVIMLVRAGEKALVGRGNGWPEGHYSALAGFMEPGESMEEAVAREVFEEVGLKTTKVHYKASQPWPWPSSLMIGVEAWVEEGELNIDSSEIEDAIWITKEDVLKSMREEHPYRLVPPPFAIAHNLIKAWIEE, encoded by the coding sequence ATGGCTTTAGCCGATATTACCACTGCATTTTCAGGCAATCCGCTGGACCGCGCGGACCATCTGCGTACTGATCCAGAGATTTTCGGGGACTATATGCAGCGAGAAGATGCACGAATCGTCCTGCTGGCTGGTGAAAGCAAGCAAGCGGAAGGAGAAGTTCGTGTTTCTCTTACCTCTGAAAGCCGTATCCTCACCGACGTAGTAGGTGATATCGCGTGGCAAAGTCCGCGCAAATGTCGCTTTCTTCCAGTTGGCACTACCATTTTTTTAGGCCTTGATAATGGCGCTCCCCGCTATGCGGCGATGCTCAATGGCAGCGCTGATGATTTCGCTGAAATGTTTGAAGCCGATGGTGCCAAGTTCAGAGACGGTCGCGGCATTGCTTTTAAACTAGGGGGCGCTCATCCTTCGCTCGGCATTATCGCACAAGCCAAAAGCATGCTCTTATGGCATGAAAGCCACCGCTTTTGTGCGAAATGCGGCGAAGAAAGCAAGCTTGTAAAAGCAGGTTATGAGCGCAAGTGTGAAGCATGTGAAACCAGTCACTTCCCGAGGACTGATCCTGTCGTGATTATGCTGGTACGTGCTGGGGAAAAGGCACTTGTTGGGCGTGGCAACGGCTGGCCAGAAGGACACTATTCAGCGCTTGCAGGCTTTATGGAGCCAGGTGAGAGCATGGAAGAAGCTGTTGCTCGCGAAGTGTTTGAAGAGGTGGGCCTCAAAACTACAAAGGTACACTATAAAGCAAGCCAACCTTGGCCATGGCCTTCAAGCCTAATGATTGGCGTAGAGGCATGGGTTGAAGAAGGTGAACTGAATATTGATAGTTCTGAAATTGAAGACGCTATCTGGATCACAAAAGAAGATGTGTTAAAAAGCATGCGTGAAGAACACCCTTACCGTTTAGTGCCACCACCATTTGCCATTGCGCACAATCTAATCAAGGCCTGGATCGAAGAATAA
- a CDS encoding YbaB/EbfC family nucleoid-associated protein, protein MKMTEMLKKAQEMQAKMGDMQAELDNMEVEGVAGAGLVKVVLSGKGDMKSVKIDDSLYSSEDREVLEDLILAAHNQAKAKVADAAANQMKDITGGLDLGGMKMPF, encoded by the coding sequence ATGAAAATGACAGAAATGCTAAAAAAAGCGCAGGAAATGCAGGCCAAGATGGGCGATATGCAGGCTGAGCTTGATAACATGGAAGTTGAAGGTGTGGCTGGTGCTGGCCTTGTGAAAGTAGTGCTGAGCGGCAAAGGTGATATGAAGTCTGTAAAGATTGACGATAGCCTATATTCCAGCGAAGACCGCGAAGTGCTCGAAGACCTTATTCTGGCGGCGCATAATCAAGCGAAAGCCAAAGTAGCAGATGCAGCCGCTAACCAGATGAAAGATATCACAGGTGGCCTTGATCTGGGCGGCATGAAGATGCCGTTTTAA
- a CDS encoding DNA polymerase III subunit gamma/tau, which translates to MTAADQDQGYRVLARKYRPADFDTLIGQEAMVRTLSNAIDTGRLAHAFIMTGVRGVGKTTTARIIAKALNCTSHDGPSISPCGTCENCVSIAESRHVDVLEMDAASRTGVDDIREIIESVRYAPVSARFKIYIIDEVHMLSKNAFNALLKTLEEPPEHVKFIFATTEIRKLPVTVLSRCQRFDLKRVEADVLVAHLANLVEKEGCSAEEGALKLVARASEGSVRDSLSLLDQAIAHGAGNVSETQVRDMLGLADRAQVLDLFELVMEGKIAEALTTLRSQYDSGADPTVVLNDLLEVAHWLTRLKVTPDTGTDALVSEAEKSQGGEMAKKLSMPHLTRAWQMLLKGLGETKVAPSPIAAAEMVLIRLAYAAELPNPADLVKKLQTAPAGAGAPAQIPAGGGGNVQAMGAAGPQATAPQAGPTMQQGAQVIALNPNGGDEHHAPYPMPVDFEKLVAMFTKEREAQLAVLLKDYVRVVSYKPGSIEMNITRKTPPDFLMRVKTCLKHWTGADWMIAVSEQQGDITVKEKEQVRTKQRRDEALEEPIVKALLAQFPEAELLAVRDSRLEGDDGMGLDSGEPDQTTDEEASDFDF; encoded by the coding sequence ATGACCGCAGCAGATCAGGATCAGGGTTACCGGGTTCTTGCCCGTAAGTACCGCCCGGCGGATTTCGATACACTTATCGGCCAGGAAGCAATGGTTCGTACTCTATCGAACGCCATTGATACGGGCCGCCTTGCGCATGCTTTTATTATGACCGGGGTTCGCGGAGTTGGTAAAACAACAACTGCCCGAATTATTGCCAAAGCGCTTAACTGTACCTCCCATGATGGTCCGTCGATCAGTCCGTGTGGTACATGTGAAAACTGTGTCTCTATCGCTGAATCGCGCCATGTAGATGTGCTAGAGATGGATGCTGCGTCTCGCACAGGTGTGGATGATATCCGCGAAATTATTGAAAGTGTGCGGTATGCACCTGTTTCCGCGCGCTTTAAAATTTACATCATCGATGAAGTACACATGCTTTCAAAGAACGCGTTTAACGCACTTCTTAAAACGCTTGAAGAGCCGCCAGAGCATGTGAAGTTTATTTTCGCGACCACAGAAATTCGCAAACTTCCCGTTACAGTTCTTTCCCGTTGTCAGCGTTTTGATCTGAAACGTGTGGAAGCAGATGTGCTAGTGGCGCATCTCGCAAACCTTGTGGAGAAAGAAGGTTGTTCAGCGGAAGAGGGTGCCCTAAAACTTGTAGCGCGGGCTTCTGAAGGTTCAGTACGGGATAGCTTATCCCTTCTTGATCAGGCTATTGCCCATGGTGCCGGGAATGTTTCGGAAACGCAGGTGCGGGACATGCTTGGTCTTGCGGATAGGGCGCAGGTACTTGATCTTTTTGAACTGGTGATGGAAGGCAAAATTGCTGAAGCACTTACAACCCTTCGTTCCCAGTATGATAGTGGTGCTGACCCGACAGTTGTTCTAAATGATCTTCTGGAAGTAGCTCACTGGCTTACCCGCCTAAAGGTAACACCAGATACCGGTACGGATGCACTGGTGTCTGAGGCTGAAAAAAGCCAAGGTGGCGAGATGGCGAAAAAGCTATCGATGCCGCACTTGACGCGCGCATGGCAGATGCTTCTTAAGGGTCTAGGCGAAACTAAGGTGGCTCCTAGCCCTATTGCCGCGGCAGAGATGGTTCTTATTCGCCTTGCGTATGCGGCTGAACTACCAAACCCGGCTGATCTGGTGAAGAAACTTCAAACCGCTCCAGCGGGAGCAGGTGCGCCAGCACAAATACCAGCAGGCGGTGGCGGTAATGTTCAGGCTATGGGGGCTGCGGGGCCGCAAGCGACCGCACCACAAGCAGGGCCAACTATGCAGCAGGGCGCACAGGTTATCGCGCTTAATCCAAACGGTGGTGATGAGCATCATGCGCCATACCCGATGCCTGTTGATTTTGAAAAACTCGTAGCCATGTTCACTAAGGAACGCGAGGCTCAGCTCGCGGTACTGCTGAAAGATTACGTGCGGGTGGTAAGCTATAAACCGGGTTCGATTGAAATGAATATCACCCGGAAAACACCGCCTGATTTCTTGATGCGTGTGAAAACCTGCCTGAAACACTGGACAGGTGCTGACTGGATGATCGCGGTAAGCGAACAGCAGGGCGATATCACCGTTAAGGAAAAAGAGCAGGTTCGCACCAAACAGCGCCGGGATGAAGCGCTTGAGGAACCGATCGTGAAAGCTTTGCTCGCACAATTCCCGGAAGCCGAACTTCTTGCTGTGCGGGATAGCCGGCTTGAAGGTGATGACGGCATGGGCCTTGATAGCGGCGAGCCGGACCAGACAACAGATGAAGAAGCGAGCGACTTTGATTTCTAA
- a CDS encoding energy transducer TonB, translated as MHVFIRFTFIAVVLAAFANAEAGQAIPNNVGDSGANTEEQKITYKRRAGPVPQFPRKALDAKIKKAEVLVRFSITPKGVTKGCEILEVSRSGYGFEEETCRVVKYTLYTPPKDQAGNIVEVKVVELRFDYKL; from the coding sequence GTGCATGTTTTTATTCGATTTACTTTTATTGCAGTAGTGTTGGCTGCTTTTGCAAATGCAGAAGCTGGGCAAGCAATCCCAAATAATGTTGGGGATTCAGGTGCGAATACTGAAGAGCAAAAAATAACCTATAAACGTAGAGCAGGGCCTGTGCCCCAGTTTCCTCGCAAAGCTTTAGATGCAAAGATCAAGAAGGCTGAGGTTCTGGTTCGATTTTCCATTACACCAAAAGGGGTAACAAAGGGATGTGAAATCCTAGAGGTATCTCGATCAGGGTATGGTTTTGAGGAAGAAACATGCAGGGTGGTGAAATATACCTTGTATACTCCACCCAAGGACCAAGCAGGAAATATAGTGGAAGTTAAAGTTGTTGAGCTTCGTTTCGATTATAAGCTCTAA
- the cobB gene encoding Sir2 family NAD+-dependent deacetylase: MGQYKNIVILTGAGISAESGVATFRDNDGLWEKHRIEDVATPEAFARDPDLVQHFYNLRRTQLNEVEPNAAHRALAKLQRELDGKVTIITQNVDDLHERGGGADIIHMHGELRKVRCKACSSVHDWWEDCTQETECPSCGRAPSLRPHIVWFGEMPFFMDRIAEYLAECDLFISIGTSGNVYPAAGFVAEVRAKGNAHTIEVNLEPSEGASMFAEHRHGKAGELLPALVEELLN; the protein is encoded by the coding sequence GTGGGGCAGTATAAAAATATTGTAATCCTGACGGGCGCTGGGATATCAGCAGAGTCTGGTGTAGCAACTTTCAGGGATAATGACGGGCTTTGGGAAAAACACCGTATTGAAGATGTAGCAACGCCTGAAGCGTTTGCACGTGATCCGGATTTAGTTCAGCATTTCTATAACCTAAGACGCACACAGTTGAATGAAGTTGAGCCAAATGCTGCGCATAGGGCGCTCGCAAAATTGCAGCGTGAACTGGACGGCAAAGTAACGATCATTACCCAGAATGTAGATGATCTGCATGAACGTGGTGGTGGCGCGGATATTATCCATATGCATGGTGAATTGAGAAAAGTGCGCTGTAAGGCTTGCTCATCGGTTCATGATTGGTGGGAAGACTGTACGCAGGAAACAGAGTGCCCATCCTGTGGGCGTGCACCGTCTTTGCGGCCGCATATCGTATGGTTTGGGGAAATGCCATTTTTCATGGATAGAATCGCCGAATATTTAGCTGAGTGCGATCTGTTTATCTCAATTGGTACCAGCGGGAACGTTTATCCTGCCGCTGGCTTTGTTGCTGAGGTGCGCGCAAAGGGAAATGCACATACTATTGAAGTAAACCTTGAACCTAGCGAGGGGGCGAGTATGTTTGCGGAACATCGCCACGGGAAAGCAGGGGAACTTCTACCAGCCCTTGTTGAAGAACTTTTGAATTAG
- a CDS encoding alpha/beta fold hydrolase has product MKYITVILSLIFLSNTLKADTFNHNGVTLDYAVSGSGPALFMLHGGMVSRDDLSPQITVLSATHKIIALDSREQGRSSQSPEQISYELMASDVLALANHLGIQEFSLFGQSDGGITALHIAINHPERVKNLILLGTLYNHSAVSEEAKSYLQNYQWQPDMADEGFAGIFTENWLKHHGSMEGFNSQLQEMISMWVSSPNFTAEDLQRITAKTLIINGDHEDVDLAHTLTMYEAIKNAQLFIVPGATHFLHQEKPELLNNVISRFLAED; this is encoded by the coding sequence ATGAAATATATTACAGTAATTCTTTCTCTGATCTTTCTTTCAAACACCTTGAAAGCAGATACTTTCAACCACAATGGCGTAACTCTTGATTATGCAGTGAGCGGTTCTGGCCCCGCGCTTTTCATGCTTCATGGCGGCATGGTTTCGAGAGATGACTTATCCCCCCAAATCACTGTGCTTTCTGCTACACATAAGATCATTGCGCTGGATAGCCGCGAGCAAGGCCGCAGCAGCCAATCACCAGAACAGATATCATATGAACTAATGGCCAGCGATGTACTAGCGCTTGCCAACCATCTTGGTATTCAAGAATTTAGCCTGTTCGGGCAATCGGACGGCGGTATTACAGCCCTGCATATCGCAATCAACCATCCAGAACGTGTTAAAAACCTCATCCTCTTAGGCACACTTTATAATCATTCTGCAGTTTCTGAGGAGGCGAAGAGCTATCTACAAAATTATCAGTGGCAACCTGATATGGCTGATGAAGGATTTGCAGGAATTTTCACGGAAAACTGGCTCAAGCATCACGGCTCGATGGAAGGCTTTAACAGTCAACTTCAGGAAATGATTTCCATGTGGGTATCAAGCCCAAACTTTACGGCCGAGGATCTGCAGCGCATTACCGCAAAAACGCTTATCATAAATGGGGATCATGAGGATGTTGATCTCGCGCACACACTTACCATGTATGAGGCCATAAAAAACGCCCAGCTCTTCATCGTGCCGGGCGCTACGCACTTTCTGCATCAGGAAAAACCTGAGTTGCTGAATAACGTTATCAGTAGATTTTTAGCGGAAGATTAA
- a CDS encoding 4a-hydroxytetrahydrobiopterin dehydratase, whose translation MSDRPSEMTEQDRSKALTGLSGWAYDADAKAINKTFQFADFSEAWAFMNRAALLAEKMDHHPEWFNVYNRVEVKMTTHDADGVTSLDIEMATAMEKFAA comes from the coding sequence ATGTCTGATAGACCATCTGAAATGACCGAACAGGACCGTAGCAAAGCTCTCACAGGCCTGAGCGGATGGGCATATGATGCAGATGCAAAAGCCATTAATAAAACATTCCAGTTCGCTGATTTCAGCGAAGCATGGGCGTTTATGAACCGTGCGGCGTTACTCGCAGAGAAAATGGATCATCACCCAGAGTGGTTCAATGTCTATAACCGTGTAGAAGTGAAGATGACGACCCATGATGCAGATGGTGTAACATCCCTTGATATTGAAATGGCGACAGCCATGGAAAAGTTTGCGGCTTAA